From Nicotiana tabacum cultivar K326 chromosome 22, ASM71507v2, whole genome shotgun sequence, one genomic window encodes:
- the LOC107779163 gene encoding LOW QUALITY PROTEIN: auxin-responsive protein IAA11 (The sequence of the model RefSeq protein was modified relative to this genomic sequence to represent the inferred CDS: inserted 1 base in 1 codon), whose product MEATLGLMDLAGDHGGGGTDGSISTVSKEDNMVLLSSEASSSSYPDESELELGLGLSLGSKSNKTGASRAKFLTAKDFPSLGSNSFSSSSSSSATKINNNNASCGTKRAADSISPPRSTVSQVVGWPPVRTYRMNTLVNQTKSPPTEEFCGAIEKCKSKNIITNASSSKSNSFAKEKGLIKTSMFVKVNMDGVAIGRKVDLNAHSSYENLEQTLDRMFLKPNTAVCARSSNAQELSVMSETSSSRLLDGSSEFVLTYEDKEGDWMLVGDVPWEMFISSVRRLRIMRTSDANGLGTSPSFXGKKWKTED is encoded by the exons ATGGAAGCTACTCTTGGTCTAATGGATTTAGCTGGTGATCATGGTGGAGGAGGAACTGATGGGTCAATTTCAACAGTGTCAAAGGAAGATAATATGGTGTTGTTATCATCTGAGGCTTCTTCTTCATCATACCCTGATGAGTCTGAGCTTGAATTGGGTCTTGGACTAAGTCTTGGTTCTAAGTCCAATAAAACTGGAGCTTCAAGGGCTAAATTCTTGACGGCTAAAGATTTCCCTTCTTTGGGTTCCAATTcattttcttcatcttcctcttcttcagctactaaaattaataataataatgctTCCTGTGGCACCAAGAGAGCTGCTGATTCTATTTCACCTCCCCGTTCTACTGTCAG TCAGGTTGTTGGATGGCCTCCTGTAAGAACTTATAGGATGAATACCCTAGTTAACCAGACAAAATCACCACCCACAGAAGAATTTTGCGGGGCAATTGAGAAATGCAAAAGCAAAAATATCATCACTAATGCGAGTAGCAGCAAGAGCAACAGTTTTGCCAAGGAGAAAGGGCTCATCAAGACTTCCATGTTTGTGAAGGTCAATATGGATGGAGTTGCAATTGGAAGGAAGGTAGATCTGAATGCTCATAGTAGCTATGAGAACTTGGAACAGACTTTAGATAGGATGTTCTTAAAACCCAACACTGCGGTTTGTGCAAGAT CGTCAAATGCACAAGAGCTAAGTGTCATGTCAGAAACGTCATCTTCAAGATTATTAGATGGATCATCAGAATTTGTGCTGACTTATGAAGACAAAGAAGGAGACTGGATGcttgttggagatgttccatggGA AATGTTTATTAGCTCCGTCAGGAGACTACGAATCATGAGGACATCTGACGCCAATGGACTTGGTACAT CTCCAAGTT ATGGAAAGAAATGGAAGACAGAGGACTAA